The genomic stretch TCCTTTATATTTCGACTGCGCCTGATTATCGTTTCAGTTGTTAAAACAAAAAAAAGAGGATAGTTGTAGTATCTATCCTCCTTTTCTGCTAATAATCAACCAATCAAATCAATTTTTTTTATTCCATATCTATAATACCTACTACTTCATAGGCTCTTGTTCCATCTACTTGTACTTTTTCGTAAAGTACATTTGCGTATTCGTAATACGTTTGTCCGTCTAAGGTCACTTTTTCATAATCATCAGGAAGTTCATACACTATAGTCCCTATTTCTGGTTCTACAACTTCATATTCGTTATTTACTTGAACATAGAATATGCCTTGAGAATTGTAATAATCATATGTATTATATCGTACGCGATTATAGTTGCTAGGTAAAACTTTTATTCTAAAACCAACCTTTGGTGCAATTACAATATATCGACCTCTAGACTGCGTATAATATCTGTTATTAGCATAGTAGTAATTTTGACCTTTATGATTTATTACGGTTCTATTTGGTACATTTCTAACAGAAACTACTTTACGTGTTGGCTTTTTGTAGGTGATTTTTGTACTAGACACTCTTTTATTATTTGTTGTAGTCCTCTTAGTAGTTGTCGGCGTTTTTTCAACTTTTTTTGTTGCACTAGTTCTTTTTGTTTGCGCTGAAACTTGTGCTGTAAAAGCCACTAAAAAGACAACTGGTAATATGTATGTTTTCACAAATGCTTTCATAATTTTAAGATTTTAGGTTCAACATTATTTTAATATTTTGACTTTGTTTGACTTTAATAGTTTAAAAGTATCTGAATAAAGTGTTTTAAAAAAAGCAAATAGAAGTTTAGTTATATTGTATCTATGAATAGAGTGATTTTATAGATATGAAAAAGATTAAAATTTCATGATTAAAAAAATCTTATGCTTTGATACTTAATTCTGCTACTTTCTTTTTCTTTTGATGGAAGTTTTTAAAATCAATCAAATCAAAAAATTTTAAACTAGCTCAAATTCTTATTTTCTTTAAGATTTACTGTTTTTTTCTGCGCGCTGGCTTTGGTGCATTTTTAAATTCTTTTTTTGAAATAAAGCCATCTTCATCAGTATCAATCTTCGCAAAATTTTCTTTTAGTGGACCTTTCAATTCATCTTTTGAAAGCTTGCCATCTTCATTGGCATCCATCTCTTTTAAGAGTTGCTCAAAGGTTGGCGGCGCCTTTCTTTCTTGTCTATTTTGCGATTGTGCATTTACACTAACTGTGAATAAGAATGTCAACATTCCTAGTACAACTCCTGTTTTAAATTTGCCGTGTTTCATCTTTTTAAAGTTTAAATAATTAATACTCTTTTTCTATTATTTCTAAGTTTTATCTTAGATTTGATAGTGTAAAAATATCTGTCTTATTCGTGTAAAAAAATGAAAATAGATGGTTACAGAGGTTGTATCGACGAACTTGTCTATTTTATAGAAGTGATAATTTGAGACTTGAAAAATATAGAATTTTTGAAACTTACTATCCTCAAGATAAAGCAACAGAGGTATTTCCTAGTTTCATTTGAATCTTTGTCAAAAATCAAAAGTTTTGTTTTTAGATTCTTGCTTTTGCTGGCATGAAAATTTCAACGGAAGCCTCAAGGCAGAGCTTAGAGGAATTCTTTTTGATTAGAATGAATTTTTATTGATAAATTCCAAAAATTTTGGTTTGTAATGTTCAGAAACTGTAATGCGTTGCTTGTTGATGATTATTTGGCTACGCTCAATAATATCTATATTATCTAATGAAACAATAAACGAACGATGCACTCGCATGAAATGAGTTTCGGGAAGTTCTTCTTCTAAAGATTTTAAACTCATTAGTGTTAGAATGGGTTTTGGATTGTCTTTTAACCATATTTTGATGTAATCTTTTAACCCTTCAAAATATAAAACATCTGCTAGTTTTATTCGCAATTGCTTGTATTCTGATTTTACAAAAAGAAATTCTTTTTCTTCGGAAATGCTATGTTGCTGTTTCCCCTTTACCAAGGCAAACCAAGTATTTGCTTTGTTGGCTGCTGCCAGAAACTCTGCATAGTCAAATGGTTTTAAAAGATAATCTAGCGCTTCTACTTTGAAACCTTCTAACGCATATTGATCAAAAGCAGTGGTAAAGATAACGCGTGTTTCTTTGGGTAACATTTTTGAAAATTCAATTCCTGTTAAATCGGGCATTTGAATGTCTAGAAATAGTAAATCTACGGGTTCAGATTTTATAAACTCCAACGCTTCAATTGCACTACTACACTTTTTTTTGAGTACTAAAAACGGTGTTTTCTCCACATAGCTTTCTACTAAGTTAAGTGCCATAGGTTCATCATCTACAATAACACATGTAATTTTTAGGTTGCTCATAATTTAATTGGTTTCTATTTCTAGTTGTGCTACAAAACGATCATTTTTTACAAATGTTTTAAATGCATTTTTAGTAGGATAGAGTAATTCTAAGCGTTTTTCTATGTTAGGAATTCCTATTCCAGAACCGCTTTTGTCTTCTGTTTTTTTAGGAAAATTATCGTTTTCTATGGTAAATAAAACTGTTTTTTCATGGTAAGTCATCTGAATATCAATTGTACTTGGTTTGCTTGCAGATACACCATGTTTGAAAGCATTCTCAATTAGTGAAATAAATAATAAAGGTGCTATTTTGATTCCTGTTTCTTCGGAAGGAAAGTTATAATTTACCTTTGTTTTATCTGACACACGCAATTTCATCAAATCGATATATTTTTTCATAAAATCGATTTCTTTTGATAGCGAAACTAATTCTTCATTGGTTTCATATAACATATAGCGCATCAGTTTACTTAAACTGTGAATAGATTTTTTAGCTTCATCTGGCGAAATATCTACCATCGCATAAATGTTATTTAACGAATTAAAAAAGAAATGCGGTTGCAATTGGTAATGTAGATGTTGCAGTTCTGATTTTAATTTTATGTTAATTGCTTCTTTACGTTCAGCTTCAGTTTTAACCCACCGTTTAGTGCTTTTTATTGCTATTGAAAATAGTAAAGGTGCCATATATGATAGTATCTGAATGTACACAAACATTTTAAAAAGAGGTCTTCCGTTGTTAGTTTCATCAGAACGTTTTTTTATTAAATCTGTAAAATAGGTGTCTTCTATGTATTCTTTTAAAAATAAGAATCCGATTATAATTACAGCATTAATAATAATAAACTGTACCATTTTTTTAGGAAACAAAAATTTATCTATTAATATAAAATAATTGAGATAAAATATAATCGCCGAAAACACTAACGGAATCCAAAAGTGTGCTATTAATCTGTTGATCTCTTGCGTTTGTCCATACGACAATAAATATGGCATACTGAATAGTACAAGCCATACTAGCAAGTGAGAAAAGATTGTTATTATTTTGTTTTTAGTCATAACTAATTATTCATAACGTAAAGCAATTATTGGATCTAAAGCTGATGCTTTTCTAGCTGGATACCATCCAAAAAAGATTCCTGTCACAGCACATACAGCAAATGATATTACTATTGAGTATAAGGCAACGCTTGTAGGCCAATTTAAGAATTTTTCGATAAACATGGTTGATGCGAGTCCTAAAAGTACACCTAAAATTCCGCCAGTTATACTGATTAGCACGGCTTCAATTAAGAATTGCATTAAAATATCAGCTCCTTTTGCTCCAACAGCCATTCTTAAACCAATTTCTTTGGTACGTTCTTTTACAGAAACATACATGATATTCATAATTCCAATACCTCCAATTAATAACGAAATACTAGCAACTGCCACTAATAATAAAGTTAACATCTCACTTGTAGAACTAAAAGTAGAAATAAGCTCTTCCATAGATTGTACACTAAAATCGTCTTTATTTGGATTAGATATTTGATGTTGAATTCTCATAATTTCTGAGACTTCAGTAACAGCATTTGGCGCATCGTCTTCACTTATTGCCGAAGCCATAATTTGATTGATATAATCAATAGCCAAAATACGTTTTTGTACGGTTGTATATGGTGCAATAACCACATCATCTTGGTCTTGACCAAAGGTGTTTTCTCCTTTTACTTCTAATACACCAATGACTTTAAATGGAATATTATTAAAACGAATCATCTGTCCAATAGGATCTTGCCCATCAGGAAACACATTGTCCACGACCGTTTGCCCAATAAGTGCCACTTTAGAAGCCGTTTTTACTTCGGCATCTGTAAACATACTGCCGCTTTGCAAATCAACTACTTTAATTTTGAGATAATCTGGATTTACGCCATATATACTTGATGGCCAGTTGTTAGAACCATTTATAACTTGTCCTTTACCAGTAACCAATGGTGTTGCATAACTTAAAAAGGTGGCTTGATCTTTAACGGCTTCATAATCTTTAAGGGTAAGTGTTTGCATCTCATCTGCACTTGCGCGAACACCACCACTTGAAGCAGATGCTGGTCTGATAGTAATTATATTAGAACCCATACTTGAAATGTTTTCGCGAATACTTTCTTTAGAGCCTTCACCAATAGCGAGCATTGCAATTACAGATGCCACACCTATAATGATGCCTAACATAGTTAGTAAAGTTCTCATTTTATTAAGAACGATGGCTTTAAAAGCGATTTTGAATAAATTTAATAGTCTCATAATTAATGGTTTTCTTTCGGTAATTTTGCTAACTGTTCTTCTGCCGATTGTACTTTGTGATTTTTATAATCCTGAATTATATTTCCATCTTTTAAAACAATGGTTCTACTGCTAAACGTTGCAATATCTTGCTCGTGTGTTACGAACGTGATGGTGATGCCCTGTTTGTTCAATTCTTGAAAGAGAGACATAATTTCGTAAGAAGTTCGTGTGTCTAAGTTTCCTGTTGCTTCATCTGCAAGAATCATTACTGGATTGTTTACCAACGATCTTGCAATAGCAACACGTTGTTGTTGTCCTCCCGAAAGTTGCGAAGGCGTATGATCCATTCTATCTCCCAAACCAACCATTTCTAATGCTTTAATGGCTCTTTTTCTTCGTTCTTCAGTAGAAACTTTACTGTTGTATAGCAATGGTAATTCTACGTTTTCAAGAGCTGAGGTTCTTGCTAGTAAATTGTAGGATTGAAAAATGAATCCAATTTTTTCGTTTCTAATGGTTGCTAATTGATTTCGGCTTAAGTCTTTTACAGATACACCATCAATTTCATAGATTCCTGATGTTGGCTGATCTAAACATCCTAAAATATTCAACATCGTACTTTTTCCAGAACCAGATGAACCCATAATGGTTACAAACTCACCTTCTTTAATGTCAAACGAAATCCCTTTTAACGCGTGAACGGTTTCATTGCCCATCGTAAACTCACGTTTTAAGTCTTCTATTTTTATAATTTCTTTGCTCATCATATTATCTTTTTCTTCCACCTCGCGTTTGTTGTGGCATAAATGGACTTTCGCTTTTATCTGTTGTTTTTGTTTCAGAAGCACTTACGCCTTCTAAACTGTACACTAATTTGTCACCTTCAGAAATACCTTCTAAAATTTGAACGTTAACACCATCACTTGCTCCCAAAGTGACTTTTTGAGATTTTATTTCTCCAGTACTACTGTAAACCCAAACAACGCTACCATTCTCTTTATTTGTTGATGACCTATCTGTTGATCTTTCATTAGACGCTTCAACTTTTATATTTTGTTGTTCGTTATACGCTGCTAATTGTGCAGGTGTAGGTTTAAAATTAATGGCCTTTGCTTGGGCAGTTAACACACTATTTAACTCTAAGGTGTAAATTGAAATGGTTGCTGTCAATCCTGGTTTTAGTTTTAAATCTTCATTTTCCGCTTTAATAACAACTGTATATGTCACCACATTTGAAGTTACTGTTGGATCTAATCGTACTTGCGTTACAACGCCATTAAAGGTTTCGCCTATGTAAGCATCTACAGTAAACTCAACACGTTGTCCATCTTTTACTTGTCCTATATCAGCTTCGTCAACATCTGCTTCTACTTGCATTTCTTTTAAATCTTGTGCAATGGTAAATAATGTTGGCGTGCTTAAACTTGCCGCAACGGTTTGTCCTTCATCAATAGCTCTAGATAATACAACACCATCAATTGGCGAATAAATATTGGCATATCCTAAGTTGGTTCTAGCCGATTGCAAATCAGATAAACGTTGAGTTACTGTTCCTATTGCTGTTTGATAATTGAATTCTGCATCGTCAAAATCTGATTTACTAATTACTTGATTATCATACAAGGTTTTTTGTCTGTCATATATTGTTTTCATGTAATTTCTTTGACTTACCGCATTATCATATGCAGCTTGCGCTTGCGTTTTAGAAGCGTTTAAATTTGTCTTATCCAATTCGGCAATAAGCTGACCTTCTTTTACTACGCTGTTATAGTCTACGTATATTTTTTCGACAACTCCAGATACTTGTGTACCAACTTCTACTTGTGTAATTGGTTCCATAGTTCCTGTTGCTGTAACCATTGTGGTTACGTTTGCTTTTTTAACCGCAACTGTTTTAGCTTCTATAATAATAGCATCTTCGCCTTTTATAAAACTGTATCCTACAATAGCTATAATGACTACTATAATGCTAGTTATGATGATATTTTTTTTAGTTTTCATGTAAGTATGTTTAATGTTATTTTAATGGAAACATGCTGTTTGCTATTAATCATTTTCTTAGTTGACAAGCTTTTTAGCATGTTCAATTCATGTGGTATTGATTAAAGTTTGATTTCGTTTCCTTGATAGAATTGTACTAATTGATGGTATAAAATATTTAAGTATTTGGCTTGTAAATAGTTTTGTTGTGCGTTAGTGAATGTGTTTTGACTTATCACTAAATCGGTTGTACTTAAACCTCCTAATTCATACTTTTTTTGTGCTAATTTGTACGATTGCTCCGATGCAACTTTTGAAGCTTCCGCTGCAATGACTTGCTCTTGTGCAGATACTGCATTTTGATACGCTGTTTCTACTTTTTTATAAATTTCCTTTTCAGTTGACTGCTTTTGTATTGCTGCTTTCTCTATATTTATTCTAGCGGTTTGTACTGCCGCTTTTGTTTCGTTTCTATTAAATATTGGAATCGTTAAAGTCAAGCCCAATTTTTGATTAAAATTCACATTAAATTGATCTGAGAATGTATTATCATTGATGCTTGTATATCCAGAACCAATACTTCCTGTTAACGATAATGTTGGCAAATATCTACCTTTGGCAATAACAAGTTCATTCTCGTTTGCCGCAATGTTTAAATTGCTTGCCTGAATTTCTGGCAGAAACCCTAAAGCGTTCGTATACACCTCAACCTTATCAAGTTCTAGATTTATGAGATCCATGTTTTCGTCAATGCTCTCAATTTCCAAATCTTCCAGTGGAGATAATTCCAATAGTTGTTTTAATTGGATTATATATTGTTGGTACTCGTTTTTAGCTGAAATCAGATTGTATTTGTTCGTTGCTGCTTGGCTTTGCGCTTCGGTATAATCGCTCAATGCAATAGTTCCTGCATCTAAACGTGCTTTTGCTCTTAGAACTTCTTTTTCTGAAGCTGCTAAATTATTTTCCGAAATAACAATATTTTCTTTACTGTAGAGCGTTTGTAAATAGGTTTCTAAAAGATTTAAAATGATGTTGTTTTTTTCTACTTCTTCTAAAAAAATACTTTGGTCGAATCGTATTTTATTTTGTTTAATTTGATTGTTAATTTGATTCCCTTGAAACAGCGTTATAGAACTATTTATTCCAACATTTGTACTGTGTATTTGATCTGTAACGTAACTACTTGTAATAGGATCAATAGTATTTCCATTAGAAAAACTTTGTGAAGCACTCCCAAATAAATTCGGTAATCTTGACGATTTCGCTTTGCTATAATCTACTGCTGCAATGTTTGTATTTAATGCAGCATCTTTAACCGTAATGTTATTTTCTAAAGCGTAGGTAATACAATCTTCCAACGACCAAACTTTTGGCGATGAGTTTTTGGTAGCATCTTGTGCAAACGAGAACTGCACAAATAATAAGCTTGCAATGATTAGATATAATTTCATTTTTTGAATGTTTTGATTTAACACTTCAAAAGTGAGACAATATCCTTTCTTCCTATAAAGAAATAGACGTTTGAGACAATTGACTATACAAAAGCCATAAATTTATCGATAAGATTTTTGTAAAAGTTATAAAATAGTTGCTATATCATTATTTCTACTAAGCTACCTTATTCGCCTAATTATTTACCCACCACAAGTATATGTACGCACATTTTGTGTAATGTACGTGTATTGTAATTTACGGAATAATACGCTTTTCTTGCCTCTTAAAAATTTGGAGTTTTGTAAAAGAAGTTCTAACCAAGTTTCTTATTGAAAGAAACACAATATTATTTAATCATCTTAAAAACAAATTATTATGAGTAGATCAACTTTAATTTTGAATCCCGCAACAACAGGAAGTGCGCAAATTAACCCAAAAAAATTCCCTGCAAACATTATTCTTACGTTTAGCCCACAAGATCAAGCGCAAGCTTTTTATGGACTTAATGGAACTAAACCTTCAATTCCATTAAAGCCAGGGCAAAGTGTAGAAGTTACAGTCACAAGCAACTCTTTACAGTTAGATTATAGAATTGTAAGTGGAGAAGCAAAATTAGCTTGGGAATTATAATCTCAAACTTGAGGATAGAAAAGGTGCGGAGGTTTTACCCAAAACCTCCGCTAGTTTTTGTTGTTTCTTGCGGTAGTTTTTACTAAAACCTAAGCAGGTTTTTTTTGAGTGCTCTTTTGAGTATGAATTTTGATAAAAGTCTGTACGATTTGAAGATTAATTTATGTTCCCTAAAAAACAATTTTGATAGTATCATATGATACTATCAGAACATATAATTATTGAAATCTTAATTCTTATATGTTTCATAAGTTATCGCTTCATTATTCCAATTAATTTTGTTGGATTAGTAGGTTCCTTGGTCTTATCATAACTAAATGTATCCAAACTGTAAGGATAATCATAGTATCTAAGTTCTAAAGTGTCTGCAGAATTAAAATGAATTTTGTATTCAATTTGTCGATCATATCGGACATTCCAATTGATTGTGAGCACATCATCCTTACAATTACACAAACCACTATCAGCAACTTCACCATATGGCGTATAATATATAATTGAATCTTTTCCAATCTCTAACCACCTACTTGACATTCCTCCGTTGAAAACATCTTTTTCCAATGCGTTTTTATGAAGTCTTGATCTTATTTTAAACTTACCAATAATCTTTTCACACAATTCAGATGATGTATAAAACGACTTCGTATCTACACCATTATTATCTCTCCATTCGGATGATTTTTCAGCATTTACATTTAATTTGTTAGAATTTGCACAGCTAATAACTATAAATATTCCGAAAAGTAATCCACTTATTTTTTTCATTGTAATCATAAATTATATAGAACTATTTATTTTTAAACTCAACTCTCGAAGTTGGTTCATTATTAAATTGAACGTACTTAATAACTGTTCTTTTTTGTCCAATTTCTTCTAAAGCATCATCAAATGTAAATGTATATTCCATTTCAAATTTACAATTGCAAGAACAATGGCGACCAAAAGGATGATAGATGATATTTAACGTAGCTTTATCAATAATTTCTGCTTCACATAAAAACGCTGAGCAACAGTTTTCTACTGCTGAGAATGTAATGCTAAAAGAATCTTCTTTAAACGTTATTTCACTAATTGTTTTATCACTATTTGCCACTTCAATACTATCATCAGAATCTTCGCATTCGTCTACTTTTATAGCTGTGAGTCTGTAACCATTTACTGTTCTTAGATATCGGAGCTTTACACTTTCATCGAATATTTGACTTCCTTTTGGCGCAATTATTTTATTTTGAATTTGGTTAGAAACTACTGTGTCTACTTGCTTTTCCTGAAGAATTATAGCTGCTTTTTTAGTGTGTTCGGGTTTTGTTTCTGTTTGATGCGTTTTTGTTTCACAACTAAAAAGTAACATTAAAATTATCAAAACTGCACCTATTCTATTTTTAGAAAATCTCATCATTTCCTTTTTAATAATACTCAATTTCAAAAGTGGTTTCTTTATGAATCATTTTTTCGCCGCCAATATAATAAGCGGATATGATGGATTTCGGATTTCCTTTTTCGTCATATAAATATTCGTATTCTACTTCTAATTTTTGAAGATTTCCTTTTTGATAGAATTGTAGATTCCCTGCTACAATATGCATTCTATGATTAGCATCAAACGTAATTTTATAAACTTCTTTTTCGTCGCCATTTTCCATAATATACGAACGAATTTTATTTTTTTCTGAATATTGAAATGTTCCAGTTTGTATACTTTCTTTAGAACCAACCACAGGAAATTCCATGTATTTCTGTTTTTCTATCGGAATGGAAGTATCGTAGTAATCATATAAATAACGTGTGTATACGGTTTGAAATTTCTCGACTAAATTATCCGCCGAATATGTATACGTAGTTTTATAAATATCAATGACTTCGCCAAATTTATCATACATTTCTTTGCTTTTAACGCGTCCGTTTTCATAGGTTATTCGTTCCAACGCTTTGTCTTCAAATTGACTTCGCCAAAGTGTGGATGATTCATCTTCATGATTGTATTCTTCTGTGAGTAAGCTTTCAAAATATTTGACAGAAATCAATCGGTTTTTTTCATCATACGTATAAGAAACACTGTCATTATTATTATAAAAAGCAGTCAAACGATCATTTTCATACACATAATAATCATCGCCTTTTTCTTCATATTCATATCCTAAATCGTCATTCAATTCATTTTTGATGATTTTTATAGTTTTATTTTCTGCTGTTTTGACAATTGCTTTCGGAGTTTCCAAATGATTGATTTCCTGCTTAGAACTCTCCACACCAAACGAATATTCACGCTTTACCGATTTTTCAAATTCTCCTTTTGTATTGACAAACATGGTTGTTTTTTCCAATGTTATTACATCAACACCAATTTCGTATTCTTTAAATGTGCGAATCACCTTTTTTACGTTTCCATTGTATTTAGAAGGATCAGAAATGTTTTCATTGTCCAAATACGTATAAAAAGATTTTTCTGGCGATGGAAAACTTGGCTTGGAAAATTCCTGTGCGTGTACATTCGCGAAAGCGAAACAGAAAGAAAGTAAGAGTATAGAATGGTTTTTCATGTGGTGTTGGGTTTGTCGCTTTGCTTTTTTGTCTTTTTGTAGATTTGTTGATTTGTTTCACTTTTCAGCTGCAATTTTCATTTCGATAGCTTCGCTTGGTATTTTCAATCAAAATGTATTTTGATTTCAATAA from Kordia antarctica encodes the following:
- a CDS encoding DUF6515 family protein translates to MKAFVKTYILPVVFLVAFTAQVSAQTKRTSATKKVEKTPTTTKRTTTNNKRVSSTKITYKKPTRKVVSVRNVPNRTVINHKGQNYYYANNRYYTQSRGRYIVIAPKVGFRIKVLPSNYNRVRYNTYDYYNSQGIFYVQVNNEYEVVEPEIGTIVYELPDDYEKVTLDGQTYYEYANVLYEKVQVDGTRAYEVVGIIDME
- a CDS encoding sensor histidine kinase, with translation MPYLLSYGQTQEINRLIAHFWIPLVFSAIIFYLNYFILIDKFLFPKKMVQFIIINAVIIIGFLFLKEYIEDTYFTDLIKKRSDETNNGRPLFKMFVYIQILSYMAPLLFSIAIKSTKRWVKTEAERKEAINIKLKSELQHLHYQLQPHFFFNSLNNIYAMVDISPDEAKKSIHSLSKLMRYMLYETNEELVSLSKEIDFMKKYIDLMKLRVSDKTKVNYNFPSEETGIKIAPLLFISLIENAFKHGVSASKPSTIDIQMTYHEKTVLFTIENDNFPKKTEDKSGSGIGIPNIEKRLELLYPTKNAFKTFVKNDRFVAQLEIETN
- a CDS encoding ABC transporter permease, producing the protein MRLLNLFKIAFKAIVLNKMRTLLTMLGIIIGVASVIAMLAIGEGSKESIRENISSMGSNIITIRPASASSGGVRASADEMQTLTLKDYEAVKDQATFLSYATPLVTGKGQVINGSNNWPSSIYGVNPDYLKIKVVDLQSGSMFTDAEVKTASKVALIGQTVVDNVFPDGQDPIGQMIRFNNIPFKVIGVLEVKGENTFGQDQDDVVIAPYTTVQKRILAIDYINQIMASAISEDDAPNAVTEVSEIMRIQHQISNPNKDDFSVQSMEELISTFSSTSEMLTLLLVAVASISLLIGGIGIMNIMYVSVKERTKEIGLRMAVGAKGADILMQFLIEAVLISITGGILGVLLGLASTMFIEKFLNWPTSVALYSIVISFAVCAVTGIFFGWYPARKASALDPIIALRYE
- a CDS encoding TolC family protein encodes the protein MKLYLIIASLLFVQFSFAQDATKNSSPKVWSLEDCITYALENNITVKDAALNTNIAAVDYSKAKSSRLPNLFGSASQSFSNGNTIDPITSSYVTDQIHSTNVGINSSITLFQGNQINNQIKQNKIRFDQSIFLEEVEKNNIILNLLETYLQTLYSKENIVISENNLAASEKEVLRAKARLDAGTIALSDYTEAQSQAATNKYNLISAKNEYQQYIIQLKQLLELSPLEDLEIESIDENMDLINLELDKVEVYTNALGFLPEIQASNLNIAANENELVIAKGRYLPTLSLTGSIGSGYTSINDNTFSDQFNVNFNQKLGLTLTIPIFNRNETKAAVQTARINIEKAAIQKQSTEKEIYKKVETAYQNAVSAQEQVIAAEASKVASEQSYKLAQKKYELGGLSTTDLVISQNTFTNAQQNYLQAKYLNILYHQLVQFYQGNEIKL
- a CDS encoding EF-hand domain-containing protein; its protein translation is MKHGKFKTGVVLGMLTFLFTVSVNAQSQNRQERKAPPTFEQLLKEMDANEDGKLSKDELKGPLKENFAKIDTDEDGFISKKEFKNAPKPARRKKQ
- a CDS encoding ABC transporter ATP-binding protein encodes the protein MSKEIIKIEDLKREFTMGNETVHALKGISFDIKEGEFVTIMGSSGSGKSTMLNILGCLDQPTSGIYEIDGVSVKDLSRNQLATIRNEKIGFIFQSYNLLARTSALENVELPLLYNSKVSTEERRKRAIKALEMVGLGDRMDHTPSQLSGGQQQRVAIARSLVNNPVMILADEATGNLDTRTSYEIMSLFQELNKQGITITFVTHEQDIATFSSRTIVLKDGNIIQDYKNHKVQSAEEQLAKLPKENH
- a CDS encoding LytR/AlgR family response regulator transcription factor — its product is MSNLKITCVIVDDEPMALNLVESYVEKTPFLVLKKKCSSAIEALEFIKSEPVDLLFLDIQMPDLTGIEFSKMLPKETRVIFTTAFDQYALEGFKVEALDYLLKPFDYAEFLAAANKANTWFALVKGKQQHSISEEKEFLFVKSEYKQLRIKLADVLYFEGLKDYIKIWLKDNPKPILTLMSLKSLEEELPETHFMRVHRSFIVSLDNIDIIERSQIIINKQRITVSEHYKPKFLEFINKNSF
- a CDS encoding efflux RND transporter periplasmic adaptor subunit, producing the protein MKTKKNIIITSIIVVIIAIVGYSFIKGEDAIIIEAKTVAVKKANVTTMVTATGTMEPITQVEVGTQVSGVVEKIYVDYNSVVKEGQLIAELDKTNLNASKTQAQAAYDNAVSQRNYMKTIYDRQKTLYDNQVISKSDFDDAEFNYQTAIGTVTQRLSDLQSARTNLGYANIYSPIDGVVLSRAIDEGQTVAASLSTPTLFTIAQDLKEMQVEADVDEADIGQVKDGQRVEFTVDAYIGETFNGVVTQVRLDPTVTSNVVTYTVVIKAENEDLKLKPGLTATISIYTLELNSVLTAQAKAINFKPTPAQLAAYNEQQNIKVEASNERSTDRSSTNKENGSVVWVYSSTGEIKSQKVTLGASDGVNVQILEGISEGDKLVYSLEGVSASETKTTDKSESPFMPQQTRGGRKR